Proteins from a single region of Diorhabda sublineata isolate icDioSubl1.1 chromosome 2, icDioSubl1.1, whole genome shotgun sequence:
- the LOC130452758 gene encoding gamma-interferon-inducible lysosomal thiol reductase-like, with amino-acid sequence MFFIKNLCFLIFAFCIGFSIQDPVKLELYYEGLCTFCHQFIADQLYPTYEALGSDADATILIDLIPYGNAEYVINDDGSVEFDCQHGERECLLNRIHACAINQNTTQAKMIGFIYCSIDSSKQDALEVARECSNEIGLSFDDINSCVYSTQSDNLLLAYAKRQEKLDPPLTYVPNIRFNGVFDENLENNARQDCLATICGLIKESKPKACDSVSKSFRGRSSQ; translated from the exons atgtttttcataaaaaatttatgttttttaatttttgctttCTGTATTGGATTCAGTATACAG GATCCAGTGAAGTTAGAACTTTATTATGAAGGTTTATGCACCTTTTGTCATCAATTCATAGCAGACCAATTATATCCGACATACGAAGCTCTAGGTTCTGATGCAGATGCAACTATTTTGATCGATTTGATACCATATGGAAACGCT GAGTATGTGATAAATGATGATGGATCAGTAGAATTTGATTGTCAACATGGCGAAAGAGAATGCCTTTTAAACAGAATACATGCCTGCGCCATTAATCAAAACACCACCCAAGCCAAAATGATTGGATTTATATACTGTAGCATCGACAGTTCGAAACAAGATGCTTTGGAAGTTGCTAGAGAA tgTTCCAACGAAATCGGATTATCATTTGATGACATCAATTCCTGTGTATATAGTACTCAATCTGACAATCTTTTACTAGCTTACGCTAAAAGACAAGAGAAACTGGATCCACCATTGACATATGTACCCAACATTAGATTCAATGGTGTTTTTGATGAGAATCTTGAAAACAATGCAAGGCAAGATTGTCTAGCTACAATATGTGGTTTAATCAAAGAATCCAAACCGAAAGCTTGTGACAGCGTTAGCAAGAGTTTCCGTGGACGTTCATCTCAATAG